In Burkholderia sp. GAS332, one DNA window encodes the following:
- a CDS encoding two component transcriptional regulator, LuxR family, protein MTQKIRVIVADDHDCVRVGVIRLLQRTPHIEIVGEAPDTQTLAELLDTHVCDVVVSDIGMPGIHGANNAVSFLRRLLRSRPLPCVVILTMICHAHMLSGLLHLGVAGIVDKRDTATALIDAIEAAVAGQVYLSDQARSAIEASDTPLQPRAGVLSVREWEVFQLYVQGLAVHEIAARLQRSGKTISTQKRSAMRKLGLETENDLIDYARQIGLA, encoded by the coding sequence ATGACACAAAAGATCCGAGTCATCGTGGCCGACGATCACGATTGCGTTCGTGTTGGCGTCATACGCCTGCTGCAACGGACACCGCACATCGAGATAGTCGGAGAGGCGCCCGATACCCAAACGCTGGCCGAATTGCTCGACACCCATGTGTGCGACGTCGTCGTGTCGGATATAGGCATGCCGGGGATTCACGGTGCCAACAACGCCGTGTCGTTCCTGCGCCGCCTGTTGCGGAGCCGGCCGCTGCCCTGCGTCGTCATCCTGACGATGATTTGCCATGCGCACATGCTGTCGGGACTGTTGCACCTCGGCGTGGCCGGCATCGTCGACAAGCGCGATACCGCCACGGCGTTGATCGATGCGATTGAGGCGGCCGTTGCCGGCCAGGTTTATTTGTCGGATCAGGCGCGGTCTGCAATTGAAGCTTCCGACACGCCACTGCAGCCGCGCGCGGGCGTGCTGAGCGTACGCGAATGGGAGGTCTTCCAGCTTTATGTGCAAGGTCTCGCCGTGCACGAGATTGCGGCACGTCTGCAGCGCAGCGGCAAGACCATCAGCACGCAGAAGCGTAGTGCGATGCGCAAGCTCGGTCTCGAGACAGAAAACGACCTCATCGACTACGCGAGACAGATAGGGTTGGCCTGA
- a CDS encoding two component transcriptional regulator, LuxR family → MNDNADLSTPVRTIIADDHPLVLLAIENLMLGYPDMQIVGRAADAAELFKEVDRTPCDLVLMDLYMRGGFYGDGLEAVRQFKMRYPEVALVVLTMETEAAALRKVIALGVDGLISKRDRIDLIHVAVVTARARECYLGPAVRALIADATVAQRFDFVRQMLSRRELEVFTQYASGLAVTEIAARFGRSVKTISAQKCTAMRKLGLHSDAEMFRFAVEHGVISEDCVQNWR, encoded by the coding sequence ATGAACGATAACGCCGACTTAAGTACACCTGTTCGAACCATCATCGCGGACGATCATCCACTCGTTCTGTTGGCGATCGAAAATCTGATGTTGGGCTATCCGGACATGCAAATCGTTGGTCGCGCCGCTGACGCTGCCGAACTTTTTAAGGAAGTCGATCGTACTCCATGCGACCTCGTTCTCATGGACCTCTACATGCGAGGAGGCTTCTATGGCGACGGACTGGAAGCCGTCAGGCAGTTCAAGATGCGCTATCCCGAGGTTGCACTCGTCGTCCTCACCATGGAAACCGAGGCTGCCGCGCTGAGAAAGGTGATCGCGCTCGGTGTCGATGGGCTGATCAGTAAACGCGACCGGATCGATCTGATTCACGTGGCGGTCGTCACGGCACGGGCTCGTGAGTGCTATCTCGGGCCGGCGGTGCGCGCGCTGATTGCCGATGCAACGGTTGCGCAACGGTTCGATTTTGTCCGGCAAATGTTGTCGCGCCGCGAACTGGAGGTGTTCACGCAATACGCCTCTGGGCTTGCTGTAACAGAGATCGCCGCGCGATTTGGGCGCAGTGTCAAGACAATCAGTGCCCAGAAATGTACCGCCATGCGCAAGCTCGGCCTGCACAGCGACGCGGAGATGTTCCGCTTCGCCGTCGAGCACGGTGTGATCTCTGAAGATTGCGTGCAGAACTGGCGCTGA
- a CDS encoding two component transcriptional regulator, LuxR family produces MKLRVILADDHPFVLLGVRAALEMHAGVTVVGEAATPISLIRLLQSTPCDVLVTDLTMPEESGAVEDGLNLVRRIRSGWPSLHIVVMTALTNTAILRAIVSDSVVSTLSKMETMDELWQAIEAASRGKVYIGRSIIEALAQPPDEACDLPPVPRLSRRQAEVIRLFVRGQSISEIAIALGCHRRTVTRQKREAMAKLGVANDPGLFAYVRAHGVSVS; encoded by the coding sequence GTGAAACTTCGAGTTATTCTGGCGGACGATCATCCTTTCGTTTTGCTTGGCGTTCGGGCCGCGCTGGAAATGCATGCCGGTGTCACCGTTGTCGGCGAAGCGGCGACGCCCATTTCATTGATCAGACTGCTGCAGAGCACGCCATGCGATGTGCTCGTCACCGACCTGACGATGCCGGAGGAATCTGGCGCGGTTGAAGATGGACTGAATCTTGTCAGGCGAATCCGATCTGGCTGGCCATCGTTGCACATCGTCGTGATGACAGCTCTGACGAACACTGCGATTCTGCGTGCCATCGTGTCAGACAGCGTTGTCAGCACGCTCAGCAAAATGGAAACAATGGATGAACTCTGGCAAGCGATCGAGGCTGCCAGTAGGGGGAAGGTCTACATCGGCCGTTCCATCATCGAAGCGCTTGCGCAGCCCCCGGACGAGGCCTGCGATTTGCCGCCGGTTCCACGGTTGTCCCGCAGACAGGCGGAGGTAATAAGACTGTTCGTACGTGGTCAATCGATCTCCGAGATCGCGATAGCGCTCGGATGTCATCGCCGAACCGTCACCCGTCAAAAACGCGAAGCCATGGCCAAACTAGGCGTCGCCAATGATCCCGGTCTCTTTGCTTATGTTCGCGCACATGGAGTTTCTGTAAGTTAA